Proteins found in one Streptococcus anginosus subsp. whileyi MAS624 genomic segment:
- a CDS encoding replication initiator protein A — translation MDYENDYYLIPKVLLQDDFYSSLSVKDILVYSVLKDRQIEAPEKGWIDVDGSVYLNFKLNELAKMFSCSRITMITIMRRLEEVNLIERERVDIYYGHSLPYKMYINEV, via the coding sequence ATTGATTATGAAAATGATTATTACTTAATACCTAAAGTTTTATTGCAAGATGATTTCTACAGTAGTCTATCTGTTAAAGATATTTTAGTTTATTCTGTCTTGAAAGATAGACAGATAGAAGCTCCTGAAAAAGGATGGATAGATGTTGATGGGAGTGTCTATCTAAATTTTAAATTAAACGAGTTAGCCAAGATGTTTTCTTGTAGTAGAATTACAATGATAACTATTATGCGACGATTGGAAGAAGTCAATCTGATTGAACGTGAAAGAGTAGATATTTATTATGGTCACAGTTTGCCCTATAAAATGTATATCAACGAGGTATGA
- a CDS encoding helix-turn-helix domain-containing protein: MDNKVRELRIQTKKTMKELSKETGIGLSTISNYENGYSNPKKKNAQILAEYFGVSIPYLLGLDDNPVLVNSGSAKEIFKGFAKVLQGKSTIENKITKWTPFGDDLAIILAELNQSEALSDYIDFLASKKDFNPILVKAIKEFIVDENQGLIPFLINKSGAEDSPYHYVWEAWVESPEYKRRQEEKKSKRARNN, translated from the coding sequence ATGGACAATAAAGTTAGAGAATTGAGAATACAAACAAAAAAAACGATGAAGGAATTATCAAAGGAGACTGGTATAGGTTTATCAACTATTTCCAATTACGAAAATGGCTATTCAAATCCTAAAAAGAAAAATGCGCAAATTCTAGCAGAATATTTTGGTGTGTCTATCCCTTACTTACTGGGGCTTGATGATAACCCTGTATTAGTCAATTCAGGATCAGCCAAAGAAATTTTTAAAGGCTTCGCAAAAGTGCTTCAGGGAAAAAGTACGATTGAAAATAAAATCACTAAATGGACGCCTTTTGGTGATGATCTTGCCATTATACTTGCAGAACTCAATCAATCAGAGGCATTGTCTGATTACATTGATTTTCTAGCAAGTAAAAAAGACTTTAACCCTATTTTGGTTAAAGCTATTAAGGAATTTATAGTAGACGAAAATCAGGGTCTTATTCCTTTCCTGATTAACAAATCAGGAGCAGAAGACTCTCCTTATCATTATGTCTGGGAGGCATGGGTAGAGAGTCCTGAATACAAGAGACGGCAAGAAGAGAAAAAGAGCAAAAGAGCAAGAAATAACTGA
- a CDS encoding tyrosine-type recombinase/integrase: MSIIKYKAKKSKSGYLYKVRIYRVIDGKRQNFFKSGFKSFREARQYEAMFYHKKASGDLSELLRASERRFDEVFEEWFKTYQYTVERTTSVRTDDLFRIHILPVLGKMKISKITPWQCQDFITEKGQTFRNIKQVKSYTSQVFDFALKMKLITDNPMKQTILPKRERKKSDNFFSVEELHEFLAIIKAEEPYKNYALFRLLAYSGLRKGELYSLRWSDIDFDNQLLSISKNLGRIKGKAVEKSTKNRFSIRQIPLDTETAWILQEWKQKSRRESGQLSVTPLIDSDYMFTFVDREGKIEPLYQDYINSVLKRIIRKHGLKKITPHGFRHTHATLMIEVGVDPVNAAKRLGHASSQMTLDTYSHSTVAGEKKAITKFVDYLDSAKG, translated from the coding sequence ATGTCTATTATTAAATACAAGGCTAAAAAGTCTAAATCAGGGTATCTTTATAAGGTCAGAATCTACAGGGTGATTGATGGCAAACGTCAGAACTTCTTTAAAAGCGGTTTTAAGAGCTTTAGAGAGGCTAGACAGTATGAAGCCATGTTTTACCACAAAAAAGCGTCAGGAGACCTCTCAGAACTTCTGAGAGCCTCTGAGAGACGTTTTGATGAAGTTTTTGAGGAATGGTTCAAAACTTATCAATATACAGTAGAGAGGACGACAAGCGTCCGTACAGATGACTTGTTTAGAATTCATATCTTGCCAGTTCTTGGAAAGATGAAAATTTCCAAAATTACTCCTTGGCAATGCCAGGACTTTATTACCGAAAAAGGTCAGACTTTTAGAAATATCAAACAGGTCAAATCTTACACTAGTCAAGTGTTTGATTTTGCTTTGAAAATGAAATTGATTACAGACAACCCAATGAAGCAAACGATACTCCCAAAAAGAGAGCGGAAGAAGTCAGATAACTTCTTTAGCGTTGAGGAGTTGCATGAGTTTTTAGCTATTATTAAGGCAGAAGAGCCTTATAAAAACTATGCCTTATTTCGTTTGTTGGCCTATAGTGGCTTAAGGAAAGGGGAGCTGTATTCTTTGAGGTGGTCTGATATTGATTTTGATAATCAATTACTTTCTATCAGCAAAAATCTAGGTAGAATCAAGGGGAAAGCAGTTGAGAAAAGCACCAAAAACAGGTTTTCAATACGACAAATCCCTTTAGATACTGAGACAGCCTGGATTTTGCAAGAGTGGAAACAAAAGAGCAGAAGAGAAAGTGGGCAACTGTCAGTTACCCCATTGATTGATAGCGATTATATGTTTACGTTTGTTGACCGAGAGGGAAAGATAGAACCTTTATATCAGGACTATATCAATAGTGTTCTAAAGCGCATCATCAGGAAACATGGCTTGAAGAAGATAACTCCTCATGGCTTCAGACATACTCATGCTACCTTGATGATTGAAGTAGGGGTTGATCCTGTCAATGCAGCCAAAAGGTTAGGTCATGCAAGTAGTCAGATGACCCTGGATACTTATAGCCATTCTACGGTAGCAGGAGAGAAGAAAGCTATCACAAAATTTGTAGATTATCTGGATAGTGCAAAAGGTTAG
- a CDS encoding type B 50S ribosomal protein L31, which yields MRKDIHPEYRPVVFMDTSTGYKFLSGSTKYSSETVEWEDGNTYPLIRVEISSDSHPFYTGRQKFTQADGRVDRFNKKYGLK from the coding sequence ATGAGAAAAGATATTCATCCTGAATACCGTCCTGTTGTCTTTATGGATACTTCAACTGGCTACAAATTCCTTAGTGGTTCTACTAAGTATTCTAGCGAAACTGTTGAATGGGAAGATGGAAACACTTATCCTTTGATCCGTGTGGAAATTTCATCAGACTCACATCCATTTTATACTGGACGTCAAAAATTCACTCAAGCAGATGGACGTGTGGATCGTTTCAACAAAAAATACGGTCTCAAATAA
- a CDS encoding DHH family phosphoesterase, with product MEIFKQILHKIKEYDTIIIHRHMRPDPDALGSQVGLKKLLQVNFPEKKIKVAGKTEPILAWLAKMDDVSDDDYKHALVIVCDTANTARIDDERYNKGDFLIKIDHHPNDDIYGDISWVDTSSSSASELIALFALENKLKLDDYSAKLLYAGIVGDTGRFLYPATTARTMAVASKLREYPFDFAALARKMDSFSYQIAKLQGYVYDHLEVDENGAARVILTQELLKANHLTDADTSAIVSAPGRIDSVELWGIFVEQENGNYRVRLRSKFIPINEVAKKHDGGGHPLASGANAYSKEEIEEVYQELKELAKRK from the coding sequence ATGGAAATTTTCAAGCAAATTTTACATAAAATTAAAGAATATGATACGATTATCATTCATCGTCACATGCGACCTGATCCTGATGCCTTAGGAAGTCAAGTCGGTTTGAAAAAATTACTTCAAGTCAATTTCCCTGAGAAAAAGATTAAAGTAGCAGGAAAGACTGAACCTATTCTTGCCTGGCTGGCTAAAATGGATGATGTTTCAGACGATGATTACAAACATGCTTTAGTTATTGTTTGTGATACGGCAAATACTGCTCGGATTGATGATGAACGGTACAACAAAGGGGATTTTCTCATCAAAATCGATCATCATCCAAATGATGACATTTACGGAGACATTTCTTGGGTAGATACTAGCTCTAGTAGTGCTAGTGAGTTAATTGCTCTCTTTGCATTGGAAAATAAACTGAAACTAGATGATTATTCCGCTAAACTGCTTTATGCTGGAATTGTCGGTGATACAGGACGTTTCCTATATCCTGCCACAACCGCTCGTACAATGGCTGTCGCAAGTAAACTTCGCGAATATCCCTTTGATTTTGCTGCTTTGGCTCGAAAAATGGACTCTTTCAGCTACCAAATCGCTAAACTCCAAGGCTATGTTTACGACCATTTAGAAGTCGACGAAAATGGTGCAGCTCGTGTCATTTTAACTCAGGAACTTCTCAAAGCCAATCATTTAACAGATGCTGACACTTCTGCTATCGTTTCAGCTCCGGGGCGTATTGACAGCGTTGAATTATGGGGAATTTTTGTTGAGCAAGAAAATGGCAACTATCGCGTTCGGTTGCGGAGTAAATTTATCCCGATTAATGAAGTAGCTAAAAAACACGACGGAGGCGGTCATCCTCTTGCCAGTGGTGCCAATGCTTACTCCAAAGAAGAAATCGAAGAAGTTTATCAAGAATTGAAAGAATTGGCAAAAAGGAAATAA
- a CDS encoding flavodoxin produces the protein MALAKIVFASMTGNTEKIADIVADKLKELGLEVDIDECTTVDAEEFLEADIAIVASYTYGDGELPDEIVDFYEDLASLDLTGKIYGVVGSGDTFYDEFCKAVDDFDRAFAATGAEKGAENVKVDLSAEDEDIENLEKFAEALAEKVR, from the coding sequence ATGGCTTTAGCAAAAATTGTATTTGCGAGTATGACAGGAAATACAGAAAAAATCGCAGATATTGTAGCTGATAAATTAAAAGAACTTGGTTTAGAAGTAGATATTGATGAATGCACAACGGTTGATGCAGAGGAATTTCTAGAAGCAGACATCGCAATCGTTGCTTCTTACACATACGGTGACGGCGAGTTGCCTGATGAAATTGTTGATTTTTATGAAGATTTAGCTAGTCTTGACTTGACCGGAAAGATTTATGGTGTTGTCGGGTCAGGCGATACATTTTATGATGAGTTTTGTAAGGCAGTAGATGACTTTGATCGCGCTTTTGCAGCGACAGGTGCTGAAAAAGGTGCTGAAAATGTCAAAGTCGATCTATCAGCAGAAGATGAAGATATTGAAAATCTGGAGAAGTTCGCTGAAGCATTAGCCGAAAAAGTACGGTAA
- the sufB gene encoding Fe-S cluster assembly protein SufB, producing MTKVRDYAFGFHDDVKPLFSTGKGLTEEVVREISEIKNEPQWMLDYRLRSLELFHKLPMPDFGPDLSGIRFDDIIYYQKLSGDRARSWDEVPDEIKKTFERLGIPEAERQFLSGAVAQYESEVVYHNMKEEFAKQGIIFTDTDTAVQEYPDLVKKYFGTVISNAEHKFSALNSAVWSGGTFIYVPKNVQCQVPVQTYFRINGENAGQFERSLIIVEEGGSIQYIEGCTAPTYTTNSLHAANVEIIVKKDAFFRYTTIQNWSDNVYNLVTERGTVEEGGTLEWIDGNLGSKVNMKYPCSILNGRNARTSVLSMSFANYGQHLDAGCKVYHNAPKTSSTLISKSVAKDGGKTDYRGQVRFGKNSAGSKSHIECDTILMDGESSSDTIPFNEIHNSNVALEHEAKVSKVSEDQLYYLMSRGISEEEATAMIINGFMESITKELPMEYAVELNQLINMSMEGSVG from the coding sequence ATGACGAAAGTACGAGATTATGCTTTTGGATTTCATGACGATGTGAAGCCTTTGTTCTCGACTGGTAAGGGTCTGACAGAAGAGGTTGTTCGTGAAATTTCTGAAATTAAAAATGAACCGCAATGGATGTTGGATTATCGTTTGCGTTCTTTAGAATTGTTCCATAAGTTGCCCATGCCTGATTTTGGACCAGATTTATCCGGCATACGATTTGATGATATTATCTATTATCAAAAATTAAGTGGAGATCGGGCTAGAAGTTGGGATGAAGTGCCAGATGAAATAAAGAAAACCTTTGAGCGTTTGGGTATTCCTGAAGCAGAGCGCCAATTTTTGTCAGGAGCTGTTGCTCAATATGAATCTGAGGTAGTCTATCATAACATGAAAGAAGAATTTGCCAAGCAAGGCATTATCTTTACCGATACCGACACGGCAGTACAAGAATATCCGGATTTGGTGAAAAAATACTTTGGCACAGTCATTTCTAATGCAGAGCATAAGTTTTCCGCTTTAAACAGTGCAGTTTGGTCGGGTGGGACCTTTATCTATGTGCCAAAAAATGTTCAATGCCAGGTGCCGGTTCAGACATACTTTCGTATCAATGGAGAAAATGCTGGTCAATTTGAACGCTCGCTCATTATCGTAGAAGAGGGTGGCTCTATTCAATACATTGAGGGCTGCACAGCGCCGACTTATACGACCAATAGTCTTCATGCTGCAAATGTGGAAATTATTGTCAAAAAAGATGCTTTTTTCCGCTATACAACGATTCAAAACTGGTCAGACAACGTTTATAATCTGGTGACAGAGCGTGGAACGGTTGAAGAAGGCGGTACTTTGGAATGGATTGACGGAAATCTAGGCAGCAAGGTCAATATGAAATATCCTTGTAGCATTCTTAATGGTCGTAATGCAAGAACTTCGGTCCTTTCTATGTCCTTTGCTAATTATGGTCAGCATTTAGATGCAGGCTGTAAAGTTTATCACAATGCGCCAAAGACTTCTAGCACATTAATTTCTAAGTCTGTTGCAAAAGACGGAGGTAAGACAGATTATCGCGGTCAAGTCCGTTTTGGCAAGAATAGTGCTGGTTCAAAGTCTCACATTGAATGCGACACGATTCTTATGGATGGTGAATCCAGCTCAGATACCATTCCATTTAATGAAATTCACAATTCGAATGTTGCACTGGAACACGAAGCTAAAGTTTCTAAGGTTTCGGAGGATCAGCTTTATTACCTTATGAGCCGCGGTATTAGCGAAGAAGAAGCAACTGCCATGATTATCAATGGCTTTATGGAGTCAATTACCAAAGAGCTCCCAATGGAGTACGCAGTTGAGCTCAATCAGCTCATCAACATGAGTATGGAAGGATCTGTAGGATAG
- the thrS gene encoding threonine--tRNA ligase, which produces MIKITFPDGAVHEYESGSTTFDIAQSISNSLAKKALAGKFNGKLIDTTRPITEDGSIEIVTPDHEDALPILRHSAAHLFAQAARRLFPDIHLGVGPAIQDGFYYDTDNTAGQISNEDLPRIEEEMKKIVKENFPSIREEVTKDQAREIFKNDPYKLELIEEHSEDEGGLTIYRQGEYVDLCRGPHVPSTGRIQIFHLLNVAGAYWRGNSDNAMMQRIYGTAWFDKKDLKNYLQMREEAKERDHRKLGKELDLFMISPEVGQGLPFWLPDGATIRRIVERYITDREVNDGYQHVYTPPLASVELYKTSGHWEHYQEDMFPPMDMGDGEQFVLRPMNCPHHIEVYKNHVHSYRELPIRIAELGMMHRFEKSGALSGLQRVREMTLNDSHLFVMPEQIQEEFKHVLDLMIDVYKDFNITDYRFRLSYRDPNDKHKYFDNDEMWENAQRMLKGAMDDLGLDYFEAEGEAAFYGPKLDVQVKTALGNEETLSTIQLDFLLPERFDLHYIGADGEEHRPVMIHRGIVSTMERFIAYLIETYKGAFPTWLAPHQVTVIPISNEAHADYAWKVAKELRNRGVRVDVDERNEKMQYKIRQSQTHKVPYQLIVGDKEQADGTVNVRRYGSKQTHTETIAEFVDHILADIARKSRIDDKDN; this is translated from the coding sequence ATGATTAAGATTACTTTCCCAGATGGCGCTGTTCATGAATACGAAAGTGGCAGCACAACTTTTGATATTGCTCAGTCTATCAGCAATTCCTTGGCAAAGAAAGCCTTGGCTGGTAAATTCAACGGCAAACTCATCGATACCACTCGTCCTATCACAGAAGACGGTAGCATCGAAATTGTGACACCTGACCATGAAGATGCTCTTCCTATTTTGCGCCATTCGGCTGCTCATCTCTTTGCCCAAGCTGCTCGTCGTCTCTTCCCAGATATTCACTTGGGTGTCGGTCCAGCTATTCAGGACGGATTTTACTATGATACAGACAATACTGCAGGACAAATTTCCAACGAAGACTTGCCTCGTATCGAAGAAGAAATGAAGAAGATTGTCAAGGAGAATTTCCCGTCAATTCGCGAAGAAGTGACAAAAGATCAAGCACGAGAAATTTTCAAGAATGATCCTTACAAGTTGGAATTGATTGAGGAGCATTCAGAAGATGAAGGTGGTTTGACAATCTACCGTCAAGGTGAATATGTGGATCTCTGTCGTGGACCTCATGTACCGTCAACTGGACGTATTCAAATTTTCCATTTGTTAAATGTAGCGGGTGCTTACTGGCGTGGAAATAGCGATAATGCTATGATGCAACGGATTTATGGTACAGCTTGGTTTGATAAGAAAGATTTGAAAAACTATCTTCAAATGCGTGAAGAAGCGAAGGAACGTGACCACCGTAAGCTCGGTAAAGAGTTGGATCTTTTCATGATTTCTCCTGAAGTTGGGCAAGGTCTTCCATTCTGGCTTCCAGATGGTGCGACTATTCGTCGTATCGTGGAGCGCTATATTACAGACCGCGAAGTCAATGACGGCTACCAACACGTGTATACGCCACCGCTTGCAAGTGTGGAATTATACAAAACTTCTGGTCACTGGGAACATTACCAAGAAGATATGTTCCCGCCAATGGATATGGGAGACGGTGAACAATTTGTTCTTCGTCCGATGAATTGCCCACACCATATTGAGGTTTATAAAAACCATGTTCATTCTTATCGTGAGTTACCTATTCGTATTGCGGAACTTGGTATGATGCATCGCTTTGAAAAATCAGGTGCACTTTCAGGACTCCAACGTGTTCGTGAAATGACCCTAAACGATTCTCACTTATTTGTCATGCCAGAGCAAATTCAAGAAGAATTTAAACATGTGCTGGATTTGATGATTGACGTTTACAAAGACTTCAATATTACAGATTATCGTTTCCGTCTGTCTTATCGTGATCCGAATGACAAACATAAATATTTTGATAATGATGAAATGTGGGAAAATGCTCAACGCATGCTAAAAGGAGCAATGGATGATTTAGGTTTGGACTATTTTGAGGCAGAAGGTGAAGCTGCTTTCTACGGTCCTAAGTTGGATGTTCAAGTAAAAACAGCTCTTGGAAATGAAGAAACTCTTTCCACTATTCAATTGGACTTCTTGCTACCAGAACGTTTTGATCTTCATTATATCGGAGCAGACGGTGAAGAGCATCGTCCAGTTATGATTCACCGTGGTATTGTGTCTACGATGGAACGCTTTATTGCTTACTTGATTGAAACTTACAAAGGTGCGTTCCCAACTTGGCTGGCACCTCATCAAGTGACGGTCATTCCAATTTCTAATGAAGCGCATGCTGATTACGCTTGGAAAGTAGCGAAAGAACTGCGCAATCGTGGTGTCCGTGTGGATGTCGATGAACGCAATGAAAAAATGCAATACAAGATTCGTCAAAGTCAAACTCATAAAGTTCCTTATCAATTGATTGTAGGGGACAAGGAACAAGCAGATGGTACGGTGAATGTCCGTCGTTATGGCAGCAAACAAACGCATACAGAAACAATTGCAGAATTTGTAGACCATATTTTGGCTGATATTGCTAGAAAATCACGCATAGATGATAAGGACAACTAA
- a CDS encoding TetR/AcrR family transcriptional regulator — MVQNRQTATKQHIREALIQLLLEEKFETISVSKLCQRAGINRGTFYLHYLDKFDLIETLKEEIISQLRKNFEETTNTHDLIITNLSYLQQNHDLIYAVSQSHYLNFRETIREFMLSILTNDQHKVQTEHFLKENFPISEKYALEVFLSSIEGIISLWISSGTKETPEEMTNMILQTFDYDAWRL, encoded by the coding sequence ATGGTACAAAATCGACAAACAGCAACCAAGCAGCATATCAGAGAAGCCCTCATTCAGCTCTTGTTAGAAGAAAAATTTGAAACAATTTCCGTTAGTAAACTCTGTCAACGAGCAGGTATCAACCGTGGAACTTTCTACCTTCATTATCTTGATAAATTCGACCTAATTGAAACACTAAAAGAAGAAATTATTTCCCAATTACGTAAAAATTTTGAAGAAACTACAAACACACATGACCTAATCATTACCAATCTAAGCTATCTCCAACAAAACCATGACCTAATTTATGCTGTTTCTCAAAGTCATTACCTCAATTTCCGTGAAACAATCCGTGAATTTATGCTTAGTATTTTAACGAACGATCAGCACAAAGTTCAAACCGAACACTTTTTAAAAGAAAATTTCCCCATTTCTGAAAAATATGCACTTGAAGTTTTTCTATCTAGCATAGAGGGCATTATCTCACTCTGGATTTCAAGCGGCACTAAAGAAACGCCTGAAGAAATGACGAATATGATTTTACAAACCTTTGATTACGATGCTTGGCGATTGTAA
- a CDS encoding ABC transporter ATP-binding protein yields the protein MAYIEMKHSYKRYQMGDTEIIANNDISFEIEKGELVIILGASGAGKSTILNILGGMDSNDEGDVLIDGQNIAHYNAHQLTDYRRNDVGFVFQFYNLVPNLTALENVELASEIVQDAQDAAETLAAVGLENRLNNFPTQLSGGEQQRVSIARAVAKNPKILLCDEPTGALDYKTGKHVLQILQDMSRKQGATVIIVTHNSALVPIADRVIHMHDARIQSVTLNEHPQDIASLEY from the coding sequence ATGGCTTATATTGAAATGAAGCATAGTTACAAACGATATCAAATGGGAGACACAGAAATCATTGCTAACAATGACATCTCTTTTGAAATTGAAAAAGGTGAGCTAGTCATCATTCTTGGAGCTTCAGGCGCTGGAAAATCGACGATTCTGAACATTCTTGGTGGAATGGACAGCAATGACGAGGGAGATGTCCTGATTGATGGGCAAAATATAGCACATTACAACGCTCACCAGTTGACGGACTATCGGAGAAATGATGTTGGTTTTGTATTTCAATTTTATAATTTAGTTCCTAATCTGACGGCGCTAGAGAATGTTGAGCTGGCTTCAGAAATTGTTCAAGATGCACAGGATGCAGCAGAAACGCTAGCAGCAGTTGGCTTGGAAAATCGTCTCAATAATTTTCCTACTCAATTATCTGGTGGCGAGCAGCAACGTGTTTCCATTGCGCGTGCCGTGGCAAAAAATCCTAAAATTTTGCTTTGTGATGAACCAACAGGCGCGCTGGATTATAAAACAGGTAAGCATGTGTTGCAAATCCTTCAAGATATGTCACGTAAACAAGGTGCGACAGTGATTATTGTGACCCATAATAGTGCCTTAGTTCCGATTGCAGACCGTGTGATTCATATGCATGACGCACGGATACAGTCCGTCACTTTGAATGAACATCCTCAAGATATTGCAAGTCTAGAGTATTAG